A portion of the Stigmatella aurantiaca DW4/3-1 genome contains these proteins:
- a CDS encoding SBBP repeat-containing protein — protein MWGTGLSDEVLDVVIDSEANVFVAGYEGGITGQTNIDPSGNASAVLVKLAPSPSGLAPAWKKVFDTAGTDTLEALTFHPDTGKLYFAGRTTGAFPGFTHQGQQDLFLGGPASASDLEVLYQGGSETPQHPRRLHFDAARDIIVSGFDDIYIPTNYVDKWEDPFVAKLRREGDAFSVQWWWQFNTLHTDMLGGTAVDSRDTSSIYITGVNAAGAQRGTFAQKVDTNHQNLWFQRQSPVGIDMMQAAEFMPDGHVAIAGSTFAQMGDQAYGQQDIVVRKLDAATGLPIWTFQFGSEESDWVTDLAVDAQGNLFVVGQTPMALREGYESMGEMDVFLVKLSPEGRLLDVFQWGSAGEDYPSTVAVDACGEAVIGGFTTGDLFGQVQGARDAFLVTTAPAVTIPTGMQRVPTLPREAGWCGGAIQ, from the coding sequence ATGTGGGGCACAGGGCTCAGCGATGAGGTCCTGGACGTGGTCATCGACAGCGAGGCGAATGTCTTCGTCGCAGGCTATGAGGGTGGCATCACGGGACAGACCAACATCGATCCCTCCGGCAATGCCAGCGCGGTGCTCGTGAAGCTCGCGCCAAGCCCCTCAGGGCTGGCGCCGGCCTGGAAGAAGGTGTTCGACACCGCAGGAACGGACACCCTCGAAGCGCTCACCTTCCACCCGGATACCGGCAAGCTGTACTTCGCGGGCCGCACCACCGGCGCCTTCCCTGGCTTCACCCACCAGGGCCAGCAGGACCTCTTCCTGGGCGGACCGGCCAGCGCCTCGGATCTCGAGGTCCTCTATCAGGGGGGCTCGGAGACGCCCCAGCACCCCCGCCGGCTCCACTTCGATGCCGCGCGAGACATCATCGTCAGTGGGTTCGATGACATCTACATCCCGACCAACTACGTCGATAAGTGGGAAGACCCCTTCGTTGCCAAGCTGCGCCGGGAAGGAGACGCGTTCTCGGTGCAGTGGTGGTGGCAGTTCAACACCCTTCATACCGACATGCTGGGGGGAACAGCGGTCGATTCCCGGGACACGTCGTCCATCTACATCACGGGCGTCAACGCCGCCGGTGCCCAGCGTGGCACCTTCGCGCAAAAGGTCGACACGAACCACCAGAACCTGTGGTTCCAGCGCCAATCACCGGTTGGAATCGACATGATGCAGGCAGCCGAGTTCATGCCGGACGGGCACGTGGCCATCGCGGGATCGACCTTCGCCCAGATGGGGGATCAGGCTTATGGCCAGCAAGACATCGTGGTCAGGAAGCTGGATGCTGCGACGGGCTTGCCCATCTGGACGTTCCAGTTTGGCTCCGAGGAGTCCGACTGGGTCACGGATCTGGCGGTGGACGCCCAGGGCAACCTCTTCGTGGTGGGGCAGACGCCCATGGCCCTGCGTGAAGGCTACGAGAGCATGGGCGAGATGGATGTGTTCCTGGTGAAGCTGAGCCCGGAAGGACGGCTGCTCGACGTCTTCCAGTGGGGCAGCGCCGGAGAGGACTATCCCTCCACCGTGGCCGTGGATGCATGTGGAGAGGCTGTCATCGGTGGCTTCACCACCGGAGACCTCTTCGGTCAGGTCCAAGGGGCCCGGGATGCCTTCCTTGTCACCACCGCACCCGCGGTCACCATTCCCACTGGCATGCAACGGGTGCCAACCCTTCCGCGAGAAGCGGGTTGGTGTGGGGGGGCGATACAATAA
- the proC gene encoding pyrroline-5-carboxylate reductase, whose product MLERTIAFLGAGNMAEALIKGLLRSGTARPDAIIATGRRAERLQVLQSTYGVRTQTDNVAAAREAGIIVLSVKPQAMDKLLVQVAPVLDSSKLVISVAAGVPIAALERRLGAGARIVRTMPNTPSLVGAGACALARGEHASEEDLAVASRIFEAVGITTVVDENLLDAVTGLSGSGPAYLFLVIEALSDAGVKVGLPRYTALKLAAQTVLGSAQLLIETNAHPGQLKDQVTSPGGTAIAGLHTLEAGGLRTTLINAVEAATRRAKELGEQFLEKSER is encoded by the coding sequence ATGCTCGAACGCACCATCGCTTTTCTCGGAGCTGGCAACATGGCGGAAGCCCTCATCAAGGGCCTCCTGCGCTCGGGCACCGCCCGCCCAGACGCCATCATCGCCACGGGCCGCCGCGCCGAGCGCCTGCAGGTGCTCCAGAGCACCTACGGCGTGCGCACCCAGACGGACAACGTGGCCGCCGCGCGGGAAGCGGGCATCATCGTGCTCTCCGTCAAGCCGCAGGCCATGGACAAGCTGCTCGTCCAGGTGGCGCCCGTGCTGGACTCGAGCAAGCTGGTCATCTCCGTGGCCGCGGGCGTCCCCATCGCCGCGCTGGAGCGGCGGTTGGGGGCCGGGGCCCGCATCGTCCGCACCATGCCCAACACCCCCTCCCTGGTCGGCGCGGGCGCCTGTGCCCTGGCCCGGGGTGAGCATGCCAGCGAGGAGGACCTCGCCGTGGCCAGCCGCATCTTCGAGGCCGTGGGCATCACCACCGTGGTGGACGAGAACCTGCTGGATGCGGTGACGGGGCTGTCCGGAAGCGGGCCCGCCTACCTCTTCCTGGTCATCGAGGCCCTCTCCGACGCGGGGGTGAAGGTGGGCCTGCCCCGCTACACCGCCCTCAAGCTCGCCGCACAGACGGTGCTCGGCAGCGCCCAGCTGCTCATCGAGACCAATGCCCACCCCGGCCAGCTCAAGGACCAGGTGACGAGCCCCGGGGGCACCGCGATTGCTGGCTTGCATACCCTGGAAGCAGGCGGGCTGCGCACCACCCTCATTAACGCCGTGGAGGCCGCCACCCGGCGCGCGAAGGAGCTGGGAGAGCAGTTCCTGGAGAAGTCCGAGCGCTGA
- a CDS encoding DivIVA domain-containing protein, with amino-acid sequence MKITPLDIRQKRFDTAVRGFSRREVEAYLELLAGEFEEVVKENIALKEELRRAQLRIEQYQERERTLQETMVTAQRISEDLKSAAKKEAEIIIADAEHQAEKIVHGAHQKLVQVVEDINELKRQRTQFESQVRSVVEAHRKLLETFSGPSFADRDYARVEDNVAYLSQKKATHGE; translated from the coding sequence ATGAAGATCACCCCGCTCGACATCCGGCAAAAGCGGTTCGACACCGCCGTCCGTGGCTTCTCCCGCCGTGAGGTGGAGGCCTACCTGGAGCTGCTGGCCGGAGAGTTCGAAGAGGTGGTGAAGGAGAACATCGCCCTCAAGGAAGAGCTCCGGCGCGCCCAGCTGCGCATCGAGCAGTACCAGGAGCGCGAGCGCACCCTCCAGGAGACGATGGTCACCGCCCAGCGCATCAGCGAGGACCTGAAGTCCGCCGCCAAGAAAGAGGCGGAGATCATCATCGCGGACGCCGAGCACCAGGCAGAGAAGATCGTCCACGGCGCCCACCAGAAGCTCGTCCAGGTGGTGGAGGACATCAACGAGCTGAAGCGCCAGCGCACCCAGTTCGAATCCCAGGTGCGCTCGGTGGTGGAGGCCCACCGCAAGCTGCTGGAGACCTTCAGCGGCCCCAGCTTTGCGGACCGCGACTACGCGCGGGTCGAGGACAACGTGGCCTACCTCTCGCAGAAGAAAGCCACCCACGGCGAGTAG
- a CDS encoding DUF167 domain-containing protein, with amino-acid sequence MPPWLKVLPEGVELAVLVQPRASRTRVVGEHDGMLKLQLAAPPVDGEANAALVEFLAKRLGLPRRQVTLVAGDAARRKRVFLAGVDAARVEAVMSQAS; translated from the coding sequence GTGCCCCCTTGGCTGAAAGTCCTCCCGGAGGGTGTGGAGCTGGCGGTGCTCGTCCAACCCCGCGCCTCGCGCACCCGCGTGGTGGGCGAACATGACGGGATGCTGAAGCTCCAGCTCGCCGCGCCCCCGGTGGATGGGGAAGCCAATGCAGCCCTGGTGGAATTCCTCGCCAAGCGCCTCGGCCTTCCCCGGCGCCAGGTGACGCTGGTGGCCGGTGACGCGGCGCGGCGAAAGCGGGTGTTTCTGGCGGGAGTTGATGCCGCACGGGTCGAGGCTGTTATGTCTCAGGCCTCGTGA
- a CDS encoding peptidase MA family metallohydrolase, with amino-acid sequence MRLLLLVFLLLLAPRASAQEGGVSAHGVGEPALLPTSRPERVTGEIATPRFRLLYTQGSEGTARALSENIEAVRESFVKVLGRDWPGTTEIRIGLGREEYEALALPGGQPPGWAVALAYPAHGIILLEARSLNTPEGPVTLRHELAHVALGQIGGSWPRWFQEGMAQHLTGERIALTHYAAIFRAVAQQRVFEFEDLAQGWPDMRSDVEIAYAQSADFVAYLASVHGAQAMSELLNGVAAGEPFEKAFGKAFHSSLTVEENAWRGGLATRFGWLPLTTSMQLAWLVAPALCVVAYLRRRQQQAARLEAMSQEEAAEDAEIERLAAEAAQQAQPPAQEGILLPWPAPLSEEQREAMDEEEARDPSLPKPTLH; translated from the coding sequence ATGCGCCTGCTCCTGCTTGTCTTCCTGCTGCTGTTGGCCCCCCGGGCTTCCGCCCAGGAGGGCGGTGTGAGTGCTCACGGCGTCGGCGAGCCCGCCTTGCTGCCCACCTCGCGCCCGGAGCGGGTGACCGGAGAGATCGCCACCCCGCGCTTCCGCCTGCTCTACACCCAGGGCTCGGAAGGAACGGCCCGGGCCCTATCGGAAAACATCGAGGCGGTGCGCGAATCCTTCGTGAAGGTGCTCGGACGGGACTGGCCGGGCACCACGGAAATCCGCATCGGCCTGGGCCGCGAAGAGTATGAGGCCCTGGCGCTGCCAGGAGGCCAGCCCCCGGGTTGGGCCGTGGCGCTCGCCTACCCCGCCCACGGCATCATCCTGCTGGAAGCCCGGAGCCTCAACACCCCGGAGGGGCCGGTGACGCTGCGCCACGAGCTGGCCCACGTGGCCCTGGGCCAGATTGGCGGCTCCTGGCCCCGCTGGTTCCAGGAGGGCATGGCCCAGCATCTCACCGGGGAGCGCATCGCCCTCACGCACTACGCGGCCATCTTCCGGGCCGTGGCCCAGCAGCGCGTCTTCGAATTCGAGGATCTCGCGCAGGGATGGCCCGACATGCGCTCGGATGTGGAAATTGCCTACGCCCAGAGCGCGGACTTCGTGGCCTACCTGGCCTCGGTTCACGGGGCGCAAGCCATGAGCGAGCTGCTCAACGGGGTGGCCGCGGGCGAGCCCTTCGAGAAGGCGTTCGGCAAGGCCTTCCACTCGTCGCTGACGGTGGAGGAAAACGCCTGGCGGGGGGGGCTGGCCACGCGCTTCGGCTGGTTGCCGTTGACCACCAGCATGCAACTGGCGTGGCTGGTGGCCCCCGCGCTCTGCGTGGTGGCCTACCTGCGCCGCCGCCAGCAGCAGGCCGCGCGCCTGGAGGCCATGTCCCAGGAGGAGGCGGCCGAGGACGCCGAGATCGAGCGGCTCGCCGCCGAAGCTGCTCAGCAGGCGCAGCCTCCCGCTCAAGAGGGGATCCTCCTTCCATGGCCCGCGCCCCTCTCCGAGGAGCAGCGCGAGGCGATGGACGAGGAAGAAGCGCGAGACCCGAGTCTGCCCAAGCCCACGCTGCACTGA
- the polA gene encoding DNA polymerase I yields the protein MVSSPLRSAPVLTLIDASSFIFRAYHAVPPLSTSKGVPTNAVLGFTRMVLKSLKDLEPTHIALAFDKDSRAERQKIDPNYKAHREGPPEDLVPQFALIRKVVEALNLPVLEVPGWEADDVIGTLAARAKAEGFCVQVVTGDKDFIQIVDEDVRLFDPMKDVHTGPAEVKERLGIEPRQMRDYLSLIGDAVDNVPKVPGIGDKTAAALLQQFGDVDTMLARLDEVKKPKIREAISSHRESLLRARQLVTFNTQLDLKVTIPELIRRPIDNARARQLFTELEFFRLVNELPADTSTPKPTEPAVPAAPVQVITSEEELKVLTEAAREAGSLFLVPAYAGPPFATPLVGLGIALPDGRTAYVPLRHDVLGSVQVPEARFAHVMGGLLADPAVKKGGHDLKVLSLLLGGMKLTLQGAHDDVELLSYLLNPSRREHALPDLSRERLGLELPALPATAEGKKGRPLVEHSAEEVAAAYGARADAARRLAPRLWEELEAIGLAALARDMELPLLPILARMEQQGVKLDTAVFKTLSTQVDAECETKLKHIHTLAGQEFNVGSNPQLAQVLYEKLQLPILKKGKTGPSTDQEVLEKLAEQHPLPGAILEYRSLSKLKSTYLDTLPGLVAKDGRIHTTYHQAATATGRLSSSDPNLQNIPVRTELGREIRRAFVAEAGYQLVSADYSQVELRLLAHIAEDPVLLDAFQHDEDIHSRTAAEIFGVTPDKVDRDQRRVAKTVNFGIAYGLSPHGLSTRLSISVEEARDIIERYFTRYAGIRRYLEDTVERARKTGYVETMFGRRRLMADLNSKNRAVAQAAERAAINMPIQGTAADLIKKAMLAVDEALTKERLATVMLLQVHDELLFEAPEAEVDRVKALARQCMSSVATLKVPLKVDVGAGKTWADAH from the coding sequence ATGGTTTCGAGCCCCCTGCGCTCCGCCCCCGTCCTGACGCTGATCGACGCCTCCAGCTTCATCTTCCGCGCCTACCACGCGGTGCCCCCCCTCTCCACGAGCAAGGGGGTGCCTACCAACGCCGTGCTGGGCTTCACGCGCATGGTGCTCAAGTCCCTGAAGGACCTGGAGCCCACCCACATCGCGCTTGCCTTCGACAAGGACAGCCGCGCCGAGCGCCAGAAGATCGATCCCAACTACAAGGCCCACCGCGAAGGCCCCCCGGAGGATCTGGTTCCTCAGTTCGCGCTCATCCGCAAGGTGGTGGAGGCGCTCAATCTTCCCGTCCTCGAGGTTCCCGGGTGGGAAGCGGACGACGTCATTGGCACCCTGGCCGCCCGCGCCAAGGCCGAGGGGTTCTGCGTCCAGGTGGTGACGGGCGACAAGGACTTCATCCAGATCGTCGACGAGGACGTGCGCCTCTTCGATCCGATGAAGGATGTGCACACCGGGCCCGCCGAGGTGAAGGAACGGCTGGGCATCGAGCCCCGGCAGATGCGCGACTACCTGTCGCTCATCGGCGACGCGGTGGACAATGTCCCCAAGGTCCCCGGCATTGGGGACAAGACGGCGGCGGCGCTGCTCCAGCAGTTCGGGGACGTGGACACGATGCTCGCCCGGCTGGATGAGGTGAAGAAGCCGAAGATCCGCGAGGCGATCTCTTCCCACCGCGAGAGCTTGCTCCGCGCCCGGCAGTTGGTGACGTTCAATACCCAGTTGGACCTGAAGGTCACCATTCCGGAGCTGATCCGCCGTCCCATCGATAACGCCCGTGCGCGGCAGCTCTTCACGGAGCTGGAGTTCTTCCGGCTCGTGAATGAGTTGCCCGCGGACACCTCCACGCCCAAGCCCACCGAGCCTGCGGTCCCCGCGGCCCCCGTGCAGGTGATCACCAGCGAGGAGGAGCTGAAGGTCCTGACGGAGGCGGCCCGCGAGGCGGGCTCTCTCTTCTTGGTTCCCGCCTACGCCGGGCCTCCCTTCGCCACGCCGCTGGTGGGGTTGGGAATCGCCCTGCCGGATGGGCGCACCGCCTACGTGCCCCTGCGCCATGACGTGCTCGGCTCGGTGCAGGTGCCAGAGGCACGCTTTGCCCACGTCATGGGCGGTCTGCTCGCGGATCCCGCCGTGAAGAAGGGGGGGCATGACCTCAAGGTGCTCTCGCTGTTGCTCGGCGGCATGAAGCTGACGCTCCAGGGGGCCCATGACGATGTGGAGCTGCTGAGCTACCTGCTCAACCCTTCACGCCGGGAGCATGCGCTTCCGGACCTGAGCCGCGAGCGGTTGGGGCTGGAATTGCCCGCGCTGCCCGCCACGGCGGAGGGGAAGAAGGGCCGGCCCCTGGTGGAACACAGCGCGGAGGAGGTGGCCGCCGCCTATGGGGCTCGCGCGGATGCGGCGCGGCGGCTGGCCCCCCGCCTTTGGGAGGAACTGGAGGCGATTGGGCTGGCGGCGCTGGCACGTGACATGGAACTGCCGCTGTTGCCCATCCTGGCGCGGATGGAGCAGCAGGGGGTGAAGCTGGACACGGCCGTGTTCAAGACCCTCTCCACCCAGGTGGACGCCGAGTGTGAGACGAAGCTCAAGCACATCCACACGCTGGCGGGGCAGGAATTCAACGTGGGCTCCAACCCCCAGCTGGCGCAGGTGCTCTACGAAAAGCTCCAGTTGCCCATCCTCAAGAAGGGCAAGACGGGCCCCTCCACGGACCAGGAGGTGCTGGAGAAGCTGGCCGAGCAGCACCCCCTGCCCGGCGCCATCCTCGAGTACCGCTCGCTGTCCAAGCTCAAGAGCACCTACCTGGACACGCTGCCGGGGCTCGTGGCGAAGGATGGGCGCATCCACACCACCTACCATCAGGCGGCCACCGCCACCGGGCGGCTCTCCTCGTCGGACCCGAACCTTCAGAACATCCCCGTGCGCACGGAGCTGGGGCGGGAGATCCGGCGCGCCTTCGTGGCGGAGGCGGGCTACCAGCTCGTCTCCGCGGACTACAGTCAGGTCGAGCTTCGGCTGCTGGCGCACATCGCAGAGGATCCGGTCCTCCTGGACGCCTTCCAGCATGACGAGGACATCCACAGCCGTACGGCGGCGGAGATCTTCGGCGTGACGCCGGACAAGGTGGACCGGGACCAGCGCCGGGTGGCCAAGACGGTCAACTTCGGCATCGCCTACGGCCTGTCACCGCACGGGCTGTCCACCCGGCTGAGCATCTCCGTGGAGGAGGCGCGTGACATCATCGAGCGCTACTTCACCCGCTACGCGGGCATCCGCCGTTACCTGGAGGACACCGTCGAGCGGGCGCGAAAGACGGGCTACGTGGAAACGATGTTCGGCCGTCGGCGGCTGATGGCGGATCTGAACTCGAAGAACCGCGCCGTGGCCCAGGCTGCCGAGCGGGCCGCCATCAACATGCCCATTCAGGGCACCGCGGCGGATCTCATCAAGAAGGCCATGCTGGCGGTGGATGAGGCGCTCACGAAGGAGCGGCTGGCCACGGTGATGCTGCTCCAAGTGCACGACGAACTGCTCTTCGAGGCACCCGAGGCCGAGGTGGACCGGGTGAAAGCGTTGGCGCGCCAGTGCATGTCCTCGGTGGCCACCCTCAAGGTTCCCCTCAAGGTGGACGTGGGCGCGGGGAAGACCTGGGCGGACGCCCACTGA
- the msrA gene encoding peptide-methionine (S)-S-oxide reductase MsrA, with protein sequence MTSRSIRFALFAVAVTLVGREALASEPPKKDLSKEPTLATALFAGGCFWSMELAFDKTPGVVSATSGYSGGTKAHPTYAMVSSGSTGHAESVQVVYDPGKVSYAQLLEVFWHNVDPLTVNAQFCDRGTEYRSAIFFLDAEQQRLAEDSKQRLERSGRFQQPIVTQIVAASAFYPAEGYHQDYAQKNPEHYQAYRLGCGRDAHLKALWGDDAPKK encoded by the coding sequence ATGACGTCTCGCTCCATACGCTTCGCGCTGTTCGCTGTGGCCGTCACCTTGGTGGGGAGGGAGGCCCTGGCCTCGGAGCCACCCAAGAAGGACCTGTCGAAGGAGCCCACGCTTGCCACCGCCCTCTTCGCGGGGGGCTGCTTCTGGTCCATGGAGCTGGCCTTCGACAAGACGCCGGGCGTGGTGTCCGCCACTTCGGGCTACTCCGGGGGGACGAAGGCCCATCCCACCTACGCCATGGTCTCCAGCGGCAGCACGGGCCACGCCGAGTCCGTGCAGGTGGTCTATGATCCGGGGAAAGTGAGCTATGCGCAGTTGCTCGAGGTCTTCTGGCACAACGTGGACCCGCTCACGGTCAATGCCCAGTTCTGCGACCGTGGAACCGAGTACCGCTCCGCCATTTTCTTCCTCGACGCGGAACAGCAGCGGCTCGCCGAGGACTCCAAGCAGCGGCTCGAGCGTTCGGGGCGCTTCCAGCAGCCGATCGTGACCCAGATCGTTGCCGCTTCCGCCTTCTACCCCGCCGAGGGCTACCACCAGGATTACGCACAAAAGAACCCGGAGCATTACCAGGCCTACCGGCTGGGGTGCGGCCGGGATGCTCACCTGAAGGCACTTTGGGGGGACGACGCACCGAAGAAGTGA